The Esox lucius isolate fEsoLuc1 chromosome 5, fEsoLuc1.pri, whole genome shotgun sequence genome includes a region encoding these proteins:
- the si:ch211-183d21.1 gene encoding uncharacterized protein si:ch211-183d21.1 translates to MVVRLTFHLVAAYAVCLVASVKGDHCLIISEVNADNPRLDTTEFVELYHTGGQRASLDGYTLVFYNGNGNIAYKVLDLKTHTTDDRGFFLVGSVDMVPKPAILLPPNTVQNGPDAIALYHTSAARYVEKMNATAVGLVDAIVYMTRRSGGAEVLAEMLTPGEQAFVEDEGVHEGDESIERCLESGESWVFQVALPSPGQRNHCKPPGPGAGTLRISELRLGGGQTDGFVELSKSQAAGPFVLLVLDGRTDTVSESVDVHTSGGGLVHITIDKKKMKGDESWAVALYSGRASDFPVGSPLSQTQPLDAFVFAGPGDQPSNNLTETLIPGRKAYQLSARFGDGGLYLSRCGVASWTRDPGVFWEVPQTPGQPNQCPWPKICPHTTVVPGGTEVPPHLPPWSRGDFLISEVNADNPGSAEDGEFIELWHPSGRRVSLQAVWLLLFSGHNRKPYREISLTGHFTTAQGYFLVGSDRLVPAPSVRLPPNTIQNGPDAVALYRSPLGPPSASQAGIPTQGLLDVVVYRLRGSDKDAQELSDALTPGQLPLLEDPEVQPGDEALSRCNNLLPADLSAFVVAPPTPLRENSCPRPPPPPEGVVISEVGGARWTNHSQQRGFVELLGPPLTSLQGLVLTVFEEHRAGTTMALPLTGMTDHNGFYLIGNVTGADQLFPVGATIPPNGAVVLCSDTVTVCRAGTTLTNSTLRDTLVFSDDLKLLVKLSATRGQQVMPVLRSVDDGPLSLSRCSCCEARSPSSWTSSSPTPRLTNICPSPAFSSNIDICLAPLSGDWQERPGNCSGLAQDHNEVDVAGYLEERCHCGISALYLQVANFSCVAGWLRVRGNIQALSDHQRGLILQTSPTQGDTCTGPAINRHISSESALGLQIGLVLGVLVLLGLSAVLFAYLYKKRRPLDYYSMELNEHGEGLSEL, encoded by the exons ATGGTGGTCAGATTGACGTTTCACTTGGTCGCAGCATacgctgtctgtctggttgcGTCGGTCAAGGGAGATCACTGCCTCATCATCAGCGAGGTCAACGCAGACAACCCCAGACTGGACACCACAGAGTTTGTCGAGCTGTATCACACTGGAGGTCAGAGGGCATCATTGGATGGCTACACTCTGGTGTTCTACAATGGTAACGGCAACATAGCCTACAAAGTACTTGACCTGAAGACCCACACCACAGATGACCGGGGTTTTTTCTTGGTTGGATCGGTGGACATGGTGCCCAAACCTGCCATCCTCCTCCCGCCCAATACTGTCCAGAATGGCCCGGATGCCATCGCGCTGTACCACACGTCTGCCGCGCGCTACGTGGAGAAGATGAACGCTACGGCCGTGGGTCTGGTGGACGCCATAGTGTACATGACGCGACGGTCTGGTGGTGCGGAGGTGCTTGCTGAGATGCTAACCCCTGGGGAGCAGGCCTTCGTAGAGGACGAGGGCGTCCACGAGGGAGACGAGTCCATCGAGAGGTGCCTGGAATCTGGGGAAAGCTGGGTTTTCCAAGTTGCCCTGCCTTCACCCGGACAACGAAACCACTGCAAGCCCCCTGGTCCTGGCGCAGGCACCCTCCGTATCAGCGAGCTGAGGCTGGGAGGGGGGCAGACGGATGGGTTTGTGGAGCTAAGCAAGTCCCAGGCTGCAGGGCCGTTCGTACTGCTGGTGCTGGATGGGCGGACGGACACGGTCAGTGAGAGTGTGGATGTACACACCTCCGGGGGAGGCCTGGTCCACATCACCATTGACAAGAAGAAAATGAAAG GAGATGAGTCGTGGGCTGTTGCGCTTTATAGTGGCAGGGCCTCTGACTTCCCTGTGGGGAGCCCCCTGAGCCAGACGCAGCCCCTAGATGCCTTTGTGTTTGCCGGACCAGGGGACCAACCTAGTAATAACCTCACAGAGACGCTAATACCAGGCAGAAAGGCCTACCAGCTCAGCGCCAG GTTTGGGGATGGAGGCCTCTACTTGAGTCGATGTGGTGTTGCTAGTTGGACAAGAGACCCTGGTGTATTCTGGGAAGTGCCGCAAACCCCCGGGCAGCCCAACCAGTGCCCCTGGCCGAAGATCTGCCCTCATACCACTG TGGTCCCCGGCGGTACCGAGGTGCCCCCTCATCTACCTCCTTGGAGCCGGGGGGACTTCCTGATTAGCGAGGTGAACGCAGACAACCCGGGTTCGGCAGAGGACGGCGAGTTCATCGAGCTGTGGCACCCGTCGGGCCGTCGCGTCTCCCTGCAGGCCGTGTGGCTCCTCCTGTTCAGTGGACACAACCGCAAACCGTACCGCGAGATCAGCCTCACCGGCCACTTCACTACCGCCCAAGGCTACTTCCTGGTGGGCAGCGATAGGCTCGTTCCGGCCCCGTCGGTCCGTCTGCCCCCTAACACCATCCAGAACGGGCCGGACGCGGTTGCCTTGTACCGCAGCCCCTTGGGTCCTCCCTCCGCCTCCCAGGCAGGGATCCCAACCCAGGGGCTGCTGGACGTGGTGGTGTACCGCCTGAGGGGCTCGGACAAGGACGCCCAGGAGCTGAGCGATGCGTTGACCCCGGgacagctccccctgctggagGACCCAGAGGTGCAGCCGGGGGACGAGGCATTGAGCCGCTGTAACAACCTGCTACCCGCCGACCTCTCTGCTTTTGTG GTGGCCCCACCCACACCTCTGAGGGAGAACTCCTGCCCACGCCCGCCCCCTCCCCCGGAGGGTGTGGTCATCAGTGAGGTGGGCGGTGCCCGCTGGACCAACCATAGCCAGCAGAGGGGGTTTGTGGAGCTGCTGGGACCGCCCCTGACATCTCTACAGGGCcttgttttgactgtgtttgAGGAACATCGTGCTGGTACAACCATGGCCCTTCCTCTGACCGGCATGACTGACCACAATGGCTTCTACCTCATTGGGAACGTTACCGGAGCAG ACCAGTTGTTTCCGGTCGGGGCCACAATTCCACCCAATGGGGCTGTAGTCCTGTGTTCTGACACGGTGACAGTGTGTAGAGCCGGCACCACCCTGACCAACAGCACGCTCCGTGACACCCTGGTGTTCAGTGATGACCTCAAACTGTTGGTCAAACTCTCAGCCACTAGAGGGCAGCAGGTGATGCCTGTACTCAG GTCAGTGGACGATGGCCCTTTGTCTCTAAGCCGTTGCTCCTGCTGCGAAGCTAGAAGCCCTTCCTCCTGGACCAGCTCCTCACCCACTCCACGCCTGACCAACATCTGCCCCAGTCCCGCCTTCTCCAGCAACATCGACATATGCCTTGCGCCCCTCTCTGGGGATTGGCAGGAGCGCCCAGGAA ACTGCAGTGGGCTGGCACAGGATCACAATGAAGTTGATGTGGCCGGCTACCTGGAAGAGAGATGTCACTGTGGTATCTCTGCCCTCTACCTGCAGG tggccAACTTCTCCTGTGTGGCTGGGTGGCTGCGTGTTCGGGGAAACATCCAGGCGCTGTCAGACCACCAGAGGGGCCTCATCCTCCAGACCTCCCCCACCCAGGGCGACACCTGCACCGGCCCAGCGATCAACCGGCACATCAGCTCAG AGTCTGCCTTGGGCCTGCAGATTGGCCTGGTGCTGGGTGTTCTGGTGCTGCTAGGACTGTCCGCTGTTCTTTTTGCCTACCTCTACAAGAAGAG